From the genome of Synchiropus splendidus isolate RoL2022-P1 chromosome 17, RoL_Sspl_1.0, whole genome shotgun sequence, one region includes:
- the LOC128747934 gene encoding neuferricin isoform X2 gives MDQGALITSWQVVSLFDWLAFYQRTYPAVGLVVGRFYTETGQPTEVLEQVRADLAEGQRIKAQSNAEMLLFPPCNSEWSPARGGRVWCSTKSGGVERNWEGVPRKLFSPGSSSARCVCVQDPSAADENPNLQQYEDCPSHSDSCTIKAF, from the exons ATGGACCAGGGGGCGCTTATCACTTCATGGCAG GTGGTGTCTCTGTTTGACTGGTTGGCTTTCTATCAGAGAACCTACCCAGCTGTTG GTTTGGTCGTTGGTCGATTCTACACAGAGACAGGGCAGCCAACAGAGGTCCTGGAGCAAGTCAGGGCTGATCTCGCAGAAGGGCAGAGGATAAAGGCTCAGTCAAACGCTGAGATGTTGCTGTTTCCACCTTGTAACTCCGAATGGAGCCCTGCTCGAGGAGGACGAGTCTGGTGCTCAACTAAAAG TGGGGGTGTGGAACGAAACTGGGAAGGTGTTCCAAGAAAACTGTTCTCTCCTGGTTCGAGCAGCGCTCGCTGTGTTTGTGTACAAGACCCATCTGCAGCTGACGAAAATCCAAACCTACAGCAATATGAAGACTGTCCTTCTCATTCTGACTCGTGTACCATCAAAGCATTTTAG
- the ube2g1a gene encoding ubiquitin-conjugating enzyme E2 G1a, giving the protein MTEPQSALLLRRQLAELNKNPVEGFSAGLIEDNDLYRWEVLIIGPPDTLYEGGVFKAHLTFPKDYPLRPPKMKFITDIWHPNVEKNGDVCISILHEPGADRYGYEKPEERWLPIHTVETIMISVISMLADPNGDSPANVDAAKEWREDRHGAFKRKVARCVRKSQETAFE; this is encoded by the exons ATGACAGAGCCCCAGTCAGCGCTGCTGCTTAGAAGGCAGCTTGCAG AGCTGAACAAAAATCCAGTGGAGGGGTTTTCCGCAGGCCTCATTGAGGATAACGATCTGTATAGATGGGAAGTTCTCATCATTGGGCCTCCTGACACACTTTA TGAAGGTGGTGTGTTCAAAGCTCATCTCACATTTCCCAAAGACTATCCTCTCAGGCCACCCAAAATGAAATTCATCACAGATATTTGGCATCCTAATG TGGAGAAGAATGGGGATGTTTGCATTTCTATTCTACATGAGCCTGGAGCCGACAGGTACGGCTATGAGAAACCCGAAGAACGCTGGCTGCCCATCCATACTGTTGAGACCATTATGATAAGTGTTATCTCAATGCTGGCAGACCCAAACGGTGACTCACCAGCTAATGTAGATGCTGCG AAAGAGTGGAGAGAGGACAGACACGGGGCATTCAAACGGAAAGTTGCTCGCTGTGTACGAAAAAGCCAAGAGACTGCATTTGAGTGA
- the LOC128747934 gene encoding neuferricin isoform X1, whose product MQFCACAQDDTGTMLSYVIVVLLSAVVAFYLFPMEQPLTFGNGAERLFSKRELPLYDGEEGSKGLYVAVLGQVFDVQKGLKHYGPGGAYHFMAGKDASLAFITGDFTESGLIDDVSSLSPLQVVSLFDWLAFYQRTYPAVGLVVGRFYTETGQPTEVLEQVRADLAEGQRIKAQSNAEMLLFPPCNSEWSPARGGRVWCSTKSGGVERNWEGVPRKLFSPGSSSARCVCVQDPSAADENPNLQQYEDCPSHSDSCTIKAF is encoded by the exons ATGCAATTTTGCGCATGCGCGCAAGATGACACCGGTACAATGCTAAGCTATGTTATTGTTGTGCTGTTATCTGCTGTCGTTGCTTTTTACCTCTTTCCAATGGAGCAGCCATTAACGTTTGGAAATGGAGCAGAGAGACTGTTTAGCAAGAGGGAATTGCCATTATATGACGGGGAGGAAGGCAGCAAAGGGCTGTATGTGGCTGTACTGGGTCAAGTTTTTGATGTACAGAAGGGACTGAAGCACTATGGACCAGGGGGCGCTTATCACTTCATGGCAG GTAAAGACGCCTCCCTGGCCTTCATCACGGGAGACTTTACAGAAAGTGGCCTGATCGATGATGTGTCCAGTCTGTCTCCACTGCAGGTGGTGTCTCTGTTTGACTGGTTGGCTTTCTATCAGAGAACCTACCCAGCTGTTG GTTTGGTCGTTGGTCGATTCTACACAGAGACAGGGCAGCCAACAGAGGTCCTGGAGCAAGTCAGGGCTGATCTCGCAGAAGGGCAGAGGATAAAGGCTCAGTCAAACGCTGAGATGTTGCTGTTTCCACCTTGTAACTCCGAATGGAGCCCTGCTCGAGGAGGACGAGTCTGGTGCTCAACTAAAAG TGGGGGTGTGGAACGAAACTGGGAAGGTGTTCCAAGAAAACTGTTCTCTCCTGGTTCGAGCAGCGCTCGCTGTGTTTGTGTACAAGACCCATCTGCAGCTGACGAAAATCCAAACCTACAGCAATATGAAGACTGTCCTTCTCATTCTGACTCGTGTACCATCAAAGCATTTTAG
- the LOC128747933 gene encoding protein spinster homolog 3-like: MESNGSVQPPDETDSPEWLTSSHGHYGSTANSMLSLASRPDGNPVVSRTRAHIIVAVLCYINLLNYMDRYSLAGVLLNIQLFFQLSDSIAGLLQTIFICSFLLVAPLFGYLGDRYNRTYIMVCGLLVWMVTATGSSFVSQSQFWLLLLLRGLIGIGEASFTTIAPTVIGDLFTGQKQSIMISLFTICMPFGSGLGYIVSSSVASHTGDWRWALRVTPILVLLGLILLLITCPDLPRGASVDQPTRPGSYWDDVKYLVKNKSYFWSTWGVTSLCFVIGALSFWMPSFLYRARVTQGLLAPCLVQPCDSTDSKIFGGVTLVTGFLGVIVSTILSRWLRPKMPNVDALICFADMAASLPCVFIVIFVAPSSIPATYVFIFISELLLFMNWPIIADMALYVVVPRRRSSAQAFQITLCHLLGDATSPYIIGAISDAINKSKLDVTEFYGQQYSFLVLPGILVLGALFFFITSRHLEKDRVAAQFSDEDSPPCDSTSQLPVQSNGEQKM, translated from the exons ATGGAGTCGAACGGATCAGTCCAGCCTCCTGATGAAACAGACAGCCCTGAATGGCTTACGAGTTCCCACGGACACTATGGCTCCACGGCAAACAGCATGCTGTCACTGGCGTCCAGGCCGGACGGGAATCCTGTTGTGTCCCGCACACGAGCTCACATCATTGTAGCTGTCCTGTGCTACATCAACCTGCTCAACTACATGGACCGCTACTCACTGGCAG GAGTTCTTCTCAACATTCAATTGTTCTTCCAACTGAGTGACAGCATTGCTGGGCTTCTGCAGACCA TCTTTATCTGCAGCTTTCTGCTGGTTGCACCTCTCTTTGGTTATCTGGGCGATCGCTACAACAGAACTTACATTATGGTCTGTGGTTTGCTGGTGTGGATGGTAACAGCGACAGGAAGCTCTTTCGTCAGCCAGTCG CAATtctggctgctgttgctgctccgCGGCCTGATCGGGATCGGCGAGGCCAGCTTCACCACCATTGCTCCAACCGTCATTGGAGACCTTTTCACTGGACAGAAACAGAGCATTATGATCTCCCTCTTCACCATCTGCATGCCCTTCGGAAG tGGCCTCGGTTACATAGTCAGCTCATCAGTAGCTTCCCACACTGGTGACTGGCGCTGGGCTCTGAGG GTGACGCCAATCCTAGTTTTGTTGGGCCTCATCTTGCTTTTGATCACATGCCCAGACCTGCCCAGGGGTGCATCTGTCGACCAGCCCACCAGGCCAGGTTCTTACTGGGACGATGTCAAGTACCTTGTGAAAAA CAAAAGCTATTTCTGGTCCACCTGGGGTGTGACAAGTCTGTGTTTCGTCATTGGAGCGCTGTCTTTCTGGATGCCGTCCTTCTTGTACAGAGCTCGGGTGACTCAGGGTCTTTTGGCGCCATGTCTGGTACAGCCGTGCGATTCCACCGACAG TAAGATCTTTGGAGGCGTGACTCTTGTAACAGGATTCCTGGGAGTGATTGTAAGCACCATCCTATCCAGGTGGTTACGGCCCAAAATGCCTAATGTGGACGCCCTCATCTGCTTCGCAGACATGGCGGCTTCGCTACCGTGTGTCTTTATCGTCATCTTTGTGGCGCCATCTAGCATTCCGGCTACTTAT GTCTTCATTTTCATATCCGAGTTGCTGTTGTTTATGAACTGGCCAATCATTGCCGACATGGCCCTG TACGTTGTCGTTCCGAGGAGAAGATCTTCTGCTCAGGCTTTCCAGATCACACTCTGCCATCTCCTTGGCGACGCCACCAGCCCTTACATAATAGGAGCG ATCTCTGATGCCATCAACAAATCCAAACTGGACGTCACTGAATTTTACGGTCAGCAGTACAGCTTCCTGGTCCTCCCTGGGATCCTGGTCCTTGGCGCGCTGTTCTTCTTCATCACCTCACGCCACTTGGAAAAAGACAGAGTGGCTGCTCAATTCTCGGATGAAG ATTCTCCCCCGTGTGACTCAACGTCTCAACTTCCTGTGCAATCGAACGGCGAACAGAAGATGTGA
- the ankfy1 gene encoding rabankyrin-5: MAEEEVAKLQKHLALLRQEYVKMQQKLADTERRCAVLAALSSAQGSASTESADTFISRLLEIVADLFQQDQYSDMKVKVGGNQLPAHKFVLAARSDAWSLSNLASTSELDLSDCRPEVAMAMLRWAYTDELELNEEDGFLIDLMKLANRFQLQLLRERCEKGVMSSVNVRNCIRFYQTAEELNASTLMNYCGEIIASHWDDLRKEDFSTMSAQLLYKMIKSKTDYPLHKAIKVEREDVVFLYLIEMDSQLPGKLNELDNNGDLALDLALSRKLESIATTLVNNKADVDMVDQSGWSLLHKAIQRGDEFASVFLIRNSAQVNAATVGAVETPLHLVCSFSPKKHSAEVMSGMARIAEALLKTGANPNMQNSKGRTPLHEAVASGNEPVFNQLLACKHLDLELKDHEGSTALWLALQYITVSSDNSVNPFEDDSPVMNGTSFDENSFAALLIQRGSNPDAPDTSAENCLMQRAARAGNEAAALFLATHGSKVNHVNKWGESPLHTACRCGLASLTAELLQQGANPNLQTQKSLPDDTLGVAMQTPLHMAISHNHSDVVSVILEQKANALHASNNFQIIPDFSLKDSMDQTVLGLALWTGMHTIAAQLLGSGASINDTMSNGQTLLHMAIQRQDSKSALFLLEHQADINVRTQEGQTALQLAISNQLPLVVDAICTRGADMSVVDDKGDPPLWLALESGLEDIASTLVRHGCDATCWSPGPSSCQQTLLHRAIDENNEVSACFLIRSGCDVNSSRQPGPNGEGDEEARDGQTPLHLASSWGLEEVVQCLLEFGANVNTQDAEGRAPIHAAISNQHNVIIQLLISHPDIRLNIRDRQGMTPFACAMTHKNNKAAEAILKREPGAAEQVDNKGRNFLHVAVQNSDIESVLFLISVQANVNSRVQDAAKLTPLHLAVQAGSEIIVRNLLLAGAKVNELTKHRQTALHLAAQQDLATICSVLLENGVDFAAEDENGNNALHLAVMQGRLNNVRALLTESNIDAEAFNLRGQSPMHVLGHYGKENAAAIFELFLECMPEYPLDKPDNEGNTVLLLAYMKGNANLCRAIVRAGARLGINNNQGINIFNYQVATKQLLFRLLDMLSKEPPWCDGSYCYECTAKFGVTTRKHHCRHCGRLLCHKCSIKEIPIIKFDLNKPVRVCDICFDVLTLGGVS, encoded by the exons ATGGCGGAAG AGGAGGTGGCCAAGCTGCAGAAGCATCTGGCCCTGCTCAGGCAGGAGTATGTAAAGATGCAGCAGAAGTTAGCGGACACAGAAAGGCGCTGTGCTGTGCTTGCTGCTCTGTCCTCTGCTCAAGGTTCTGCAAGCACAGAGTCTGCGGACACCTTTATTAGCCGCCTGTTGGAAATCGTAGCGGATCTTTTTCAACAAGACCAGTACAG TGATATGAAAGTGAAAGTTGGGGGAAACCAGCTCCCGGCTCATAAGTTTGTGCTGGCTGCTCGCAGTGATGCTTGGAGTTTGTCCAATCTGGCATCTACCTCAGAACTGGACCTGTCTG ACTGCAGACCTGAGGTTGCCATGGCAATGTTACGCTGGGCATACACCGATGAGCTTGAACTTAATGAAGAGGATGGCTTTCTTATTGACTTGATGAAGCTTGCCAACAGATTTCAGCTTCAGCTGCTCAGAGAACG CTGTGAGAAAGGAGTAATGTCGTCTGTGAACGTCAGGAACTGCATTCGCTTCTATCAGACAGCCGAGGAGTTAAATGCCTCGACCCTGATGAACTACTGCGGAGAGATTATCGCTAGCCACTGG GATGACCTGAGGAAAGAAGATTTCAGCACCATGAGTGCCCAACTTCTCTACAAGATGATCAAGTCCAAAACAGATTATCCTCTCCACAAAGCCATCAAAGTAGAGCGAGAAGATGTGGTCTTCCTATATCTCATTGAGATGGATTCACAG ttgcctGGGAAGCTTAATGAACTGGACAACAATGGCGATCTGGCACTGGACCTGGCACTTTCTCGAAAATTAGAGAGCATTGCCACTACTCTTGTGAACAACAAAGCTGATGTGGACATGGTGGACCAGAGTGGCTGGAGTCTTCTGCATAAGGCTATCCAAAGAG GTGATGAGTTTGCCTCTGTGTTCCTGATCCGTAACTCTGCTCAGGTGAACGCAGCTACGGTGGGCGCAGTGGAAACGCCGCTTCACCTGGTCTGCTCTTTTAGTCCTAAGAAACATTCAGCAGAAGTAATGAGCGGCATGGCGAGAATAGCAGAGGCGCTGCTCAAAACAGGTGCAAACCCCAACATGCAGAACAGCAAGGGCAG AACTCCCCTGCATGAAGCAGTGGCTTCAGGAAATGAGCCGGTTTTCAACCAGCTGCTGGCATGCAAACA TCTCGATCTGGAGCTGAAGGACCATGAAGGCAGCACGGCTCTGTGGCTGGCTCTGCAGTATATCACCGTGTCTTCAGACAACTCGGTGAATCCATTTGAGGATGATTCTCCTGTGATGAATGGGACCTCGTTCGATGAGAATAGTTTTGCAGCTCTGCTAATCCAGAGAGGAAGTAACCCAGATGCCCCTGACACTAGCGCAG AAAACTGTCTAATGCAGCGAGCGGCTCGAGCTGGCAATGAGGCAGCAGCTCTCTTCCTGGCCACACATGGTTCAAAGGTCAACCATGTCAACAAATGG GGTGAGAGTCCACTGCACACAGCATGTCGCTGTGGTCTGGCGAGCTTGACGGCTGAGCTGCTCCAGCAGGGAGCTAACCCCAACCTGCAGACTCAGAAGTCTCTGCCCGATGACACCCTTGGTGTTGCTATGCAGACTCCCCTCCACATGGCCATTTCTCACAACCACTCTGATGTGGTCTCCGTCATACTTGAGCAAAAAG CAAATGCACTTCATGCCTCCAACAACTTCCAGATCATTCCAGACTTCAGTCTCAAAGACTCGATGGACCAGACAGTTCTGGGCTTGGCCCTCTGGACAG GTATGCACACTATAGCAGCTCAGCTGCTGGGTTCAGGGGCTTCTATCAATGACACTATGTCCAATGGACAAACGCTGCTTCACATGGCCATCCAAAGACAAGACAGCAAGAGTGCCCTTTTCCTTCTCGAACACCAAGCAGACATCAATGTTCG AACCCAGGAGGGACAGACGGCTCTTCAGCTGGCCATTAGTAACCAGTTACCACTTGTGGTGGATGCAATTTGCACACGAGGTGCAGACATGTCAGTGGTGGATGACAAAGGGGATCCCCCCTTGTGGCTGGCTTTGGAGAGTGGTTTAGAAGATATTGCCTCTACACTG GTTCGCCATGGTTGTGATGCAACTTGTTGGAGTCCAGGGCCCTCAAGCTGCCAGCAGACTCTCCTGCACAGAGCTATTGATGAAAACAATGAGGTCTCTGCTTGCTTCCTCATCCGCAG TGGCTGTGATGTGAACAGCTCCAGACAACCAGGACCTAACGGGGAGGGAGACGAAGAAGCCCGAGATGGACAAACACCTCTTCACTTGGCGAGCAGCTGGGgactggaggaggtggtgcagTGCCTTCTGGAGTTCGGAGCCAATGTTAATACACAA GATGCCGAGGGCCGAGCTCCCATTCATGCTGCTATTAGCAACCAGCACaatgtcatcatccagctcctGATTTCTCATCCAGACATCCGTTTGAACATTCGCGACCGTCAAGGAATGACTCCCTTTGCATGTGCCATGACTCACAAGAACAATAAAGCAGCAGAGGCCATCCTGAAGAGGGAGCCAGGTGCTGCGGAGCAG GTCGACAACAAAGGACGAAACTTTCTCCATGTTGCAGTACAGAATTCTGACATTGAGAGCGTCCTTTTCCTTATTAGTGTTCAAGCTAACGTTAATTCAAGAGTTCAGGACGCAGCCAAACTCACCCCTCTCCACCTGGCTGTGCAGGCGGGTTCCGAGATCATCGTCCGCAACTTG ctgctagcAGGAGCCAAAGTAAACGAGCTGACCAAACACAGGCAGACGGCTCTGCATTTGGCTGCTCAGCAGGACCTGGCCAcaatttgttcagttttgttggaGAATGGTGTTGACTTTGCTGCTGAAGATGAGAATGGCAATAACG CTCTACATCTGGCTGTCATGCAGGGTCGCCTTAACAATGTCAGAGCTCTTCTTACCGAGTCGAATATTGATGCTGAAGCCTTCAATCTCAG GGGTCAGTCACCAATGCATGTGCTCGGCCATTATGGAAAAGAGAATGCTGCTGCCATTTTTGAGTTGTTCCTGGAGTGTATGCCTGAGTACCCACTGGACAAACCAGACAACGAAGGGAACACGG TCTTGCTTTTGGCCTATATGAAGGGAAACGCTAACTTGTGCCGTGCCATCGTGAGAGCAGGAGCTCGATTGGGAATCAACAACAACCagggtatcaacatttttaactaCCAAGTTGCAACCAAACAGTTGCTCTTCCGCCTTCTAG ATATGCTGTCCAAAGAGCCCCCTTGGTGTGATGGGTCCTACTGCTATGAATGTACTGCCAAGTTTGGAGTTACGACACGGAAACATCACTG CCGCCATTGTGGGCGCCTGCTGTGCCACAAGTGCTCTATAAAGGAGATTCCCATCATCAAGTTTGATTTAAACAAGCCGGTGAGAGTGTGCGACATCTGCTTTGACGTCTTAACTCTCGGTGGGGTGTCGTAA